One Mycolicibacterium fortuitum subsp. fortuitum genomic window carries:
- a CDS encoding FUSC family protein — MHTGGQAADALRLNTPDAGAVARSLVGVLAVTAIALAWGSGATAMWTLGSGVIAGAIALQRSPGGRVPLVVTGSVELAIAVLLATLAGGNSPVFIAVVALWCFAAGMQWSLGANAGLVASAASALLVLAPPLAPTLGQSLLAPALVILAGVVQAALIAVWPPRRWRAQRDGLTRAYQSLAGDARNVAADCTATVDDAPLTWLREVFADSQVSQRPRAYHGGYRLPERLAGTLAALRSTADRDGSTDDAHAVDTGLPQLLTAAAVLLDAIADHGHTARRDAEHALVRVQTAAAAVTGPEAALAQRFCEQLREAAVLRFGQLHRPDLIGSLASAPTVVRSHLTWTSPILRHAIRLSVTTALAVAAARYGGLEHGYWMPLTVVVVLRPETAHTYTRCAGRMAGLGVGIIVASLLTLLWQPGPIGSAVCALAFVGLAYGVAQFGYLAVGATVGAIVMFAVGVSASAPWSGNADRLFAVMIGGALAVMAHVALPDHALIRLRQRAGELLMTEIDYAALVIKAFVHEIDHPAEILSAAWQRAFRARAAFEAAWGATSLEPPVLRRWLRSYRTALNSVTSACTTLENSLPTHPSSALHGEFIAAVDDYVEALRGAPPSPAVPWSLDTAELSTALRRVHNVASTLSADNGAARILIGELTTITRSLQDIAIDRVEPAGDAC, encoded by the coding sequence GTGCACACGGGTGGACAGGCGGCCGACGCGCTCCGGCTCAACACGCCCGACGCCGGTGCGGTGGCCCGAAGCCTGGTCGGCGTTCTGGCTGTGACCGCGATCGCGCTGGCGTGGGGTTCCGGCGCGACCGCGATGTGGACGCTGGGCAGCGGGGTGATCGCCGGCGCGATCGCGTTGCAACGCAGCCCCGGCGGCCGAGTCCCACTGGTGGTGACGGGCTCCGTGGAACTCGCCATCGCCGTCCTGCTGGCCACGCTCGCCGGCGGGAACAGCCCCGTCTTCATCGCGGTGGTTGCCCTGTGGTGCTTCGCAGCGGGCATGCAGTGGTCACTCGGGGCCAACGCCGGCCTGGTGGCCTCAGCGGCCAGCGCGCTGCTGGTGCTGGCGCCACCGCTCGCACCGACGTTGGGCCAGTCGCTGCTGGCACCCGCCCTCGTCATCCTCGCCGGGGTGGTTCAGGCCGCGCTCATCGCCGTGTGGCCGCCGCGGCGCTGGCGTGCCCAGCGCGACGGCCTGACCCGCGCCTACCAGTCACTTGCCGGTGACGCCCGCAACGTCGCCGCCGACTGCACCGCAACCGTCGACGACGCCCCGCTGACGTGGCTGCGCGAGGTGTTCGCCGACAGCCAGGTGAGCCAGCGGCCGCGCGCCTACCACGGCGGATACCGCCTACCCGAGCGTCTCGCCGGCACACTGGCCGCACTGCGCTCCACCGCTGACCGTGACGGCTCGACCGACGACGCGCACGCGGTCGACACCGGACTCCCCCAGCTACTGACCGCCGCCGCGGTGCTTCTCGACGCGATCGCCGACCACGGCCACACCGCGCGACGCGACGCCGAACACGCACTGGTCCGGGTACAGACCGCTGCCGCCGCCGTGACAGGGCCCGAAGCGGCCCTGGCGCAACGCTTCTGCGAACAGCTGCGCGAGGCCGCGGTGCTGCGATTCGGTCAACTACACCGTCCCGATCTGATCGGCTCGCTGGCCTCGGCTCCCACCGTCGTCCGATCGCATCTGACCTGGACCTCACCGATCCTGCGCCACGCCATCCGACTGTCGGTGACCACCGCACTGGCGGTCGCGGCGGCCCGGTACGGCGGGCTGGAGCACGGCTACTGGATGCCCCTGACCGTCGTCGTCGTGCTGCGGCCCGAAACTGCCCACACCTACACCCGGTGTGCGGGGCGCATGGCCGGCCTGGGCGTCGGCATCATCGTCGCATCGCTGCTCACGCTGCTGTGGCAACCGGGCCCGATCGGCTCGGCGGTCTGTGCGCTGGCCTTCGTCGGACTGGCCTACGGAGTCGCGCAGTTCGGTTATCTCGCAGTCGGCGCGACCGTCGGGGCCATCGTCATGTTCGCCGTCGGAGTGAGCGCATCCGCACCGTGGTCCGGCAACGCCGACCGCCTGTTCGCCGTGATGATCGGCGGAGCGCTCGCTGTGATGGCCCACGTGGCACTGCCCGACCACGCCCTCATCCGGCTGCGCCAACGCGCCGGGGAACTGCTGATGACGGAGATCGACTACGCCGCACTGGTCATCAAGGCGTTCGTGCACGAGATCGACCACCCGGCCGAGATCCTGTCGGCCGCCTGGCAGCGGGCCTTCCGGGCTCGGGCCGCTTTCGAGGCGGCCTGGGGTGCCACCAGCCTGGAGCCGCCGGTGCTGCGACGCTGGCTGCGGTCCTACCGCACCGCGCTGAATTCGGTCACCAGCGCCTGCACCACGCTGGAGAACAGCTTGCCGACGCACCCCTCATCCGCCCTGCACGGCGAGTTCATCGCCGCGGTGGACGATTACGTGGAGGCTCTGCGCGGAGCGCCACCGAGCCCTGCGGTGCCGTGGAGCCTGGACACCGCGGAACTGTCGACGGCGCTACGACGGGTGCACAACGTGGCATCGACGCTGTCGGCCGACAACGGCGCGGCCCGCATCCTGATCGGGGAACTGACCACGATCACCCGCAGCCTGCAGGACATCGCGATCGATCGCGTGGAACCCGCAGGTGATGCCTGCTAG
- a CDS encoding PaaI family thioesterase, with protein sequence MPGYTHVEGLSSADVQRLREVWSPLADSVRSLIDASIRSEVDADEVEAVRALIDDATARLRARQIDGPFGVRFTSDGDRMPWGNPAIGIRNPIAPPLVIVKDADGTVRTDFHLGAPYEGPPGHVHGGMVAMVLDHVLGEVAASDSDRPRFTGTLTIRYLRATPLGDLHAEGRITRTDGIKAFASGHVSDDQGITAEAEGVFILPKWARG encoded by the coding sequence ATGCCGGGTTATACCCACGTCGAAGGTCTCAGTTCTGCGGATGTGCAGCGTCTGCGGGAGGTGTGGTCGCCGCTGGCCGACTCGGTGCGGTCCTTGATCGATGCCTCGATCCGTTCGGAGGTGGACGCCGACGAGGTCGAGGCGGTGCGAGCCCTGATCGACGATGCGACCGCCCGGTTGCGGGCCAGGCAGATCGACGGCCCGTTCGGTGTGCGCTTCACCTCCGACGGCGACCGGATGCCGTGGGGCAATCCGGCGATCGGTATCCGTAACCCGATCGCGCCGCCGCTGGTGATAGTCAAGGACGCCGACGGCACGGTGCGGACCGATTTCCACCTCGGTGCGCCCTACGAGGGCCCGCCCGGCCACGTGCACGGCGGCATGGTGGCGATGGTGCTCGACCACGTACTGGGGGAGGTGGCCGCCAGTGATTCCGACCGGCCTCGCTTCACCGGGACCCTGACCATCCGCTACCTGCGGGCCACGCCGCTGGGCGATCTGCACGCCGAGGGGCGGATCACCCGAACCGACGGCATCAAAGCCTTTGCCTCCGGCCACGTTTCCGATGACCAAGGGATCACTGCCGAGGCCGAAGGGGTTTTCATCCTGCCGAAATGGGCGCGGGGCTAG
- a CDS encoding adenylate/guanylate cyclase domain-containing protein: MTHPENAGPEQAASDHPEHPSKSRRPRALSRVSIQSKLLAMLLITSVLSAAVVGAIGYQSGRSSLRDSVFDRLTELRSAQARQLEAEYRYLQNSLVVYSRSTTATEAMLAFSSGFDQLAKGQVTPAQDQAVADYYRKRFSRTTDTASGNEINVASLIPTTNAQIYLQSAYTAPFSDPDKAITIDDARDGSEWSTANARFNDYFRTIVIRFGFEDALLLDTRGNVVYSAYKGPDLGTNIFTGPYKSTRLTQAYQQAMESNALDYVGVTDFTDYLPADGPTAWMVAPINAGGRAAGVLAMQFPIRGVNRVMTAGGDWARVGMGETGESYLVGPDGLMRSNSRLFVQDPKRFEEEVIDAGTSPDIAEKSIRQGGTTMVQPVANEASRQAQRGQSGTLIETDYLGNEALMSYAPVQLAGLDWVVVAKIDTSEAFSPVSVFTRTLVLSTVGIILVVCVAAILLARFFVRPLRRLEVGARQISSGELGVSLPVLSRDEFGDLTVAFNEMSRNLRIKEDLLDEQRRENDRLLLSMMPEPVVRRYREGEENIAQDHQNVTVIFADFIGLDELSTQLCADDLLTIVNNLIRQFDSAAESLGIEPVRTLHNGYLASCGLTVPRLDNIRRTVDFAIEMQRIVDRYRSESGYDVRLRAGIDTGTVSSGLIGRSNLAYDMWGSAVDLAYQVQSGTPQAGVYVTDRVRAATQDVRQFTPVGTVAVNDTEEPIWRLTERQP, from the coding sequence ATGACCCATCCTGAGAATGCCGGGCCTGAGCAGGCGGCTTCTGACCACCCCGAACATCCGTCAAAATCTCGTCGCCCCCGCGCGCTGTCCCGGGTCAGTATTCAGTCCAAACTGCTGGCGATGCTGCTGATCACCAGCGTGCTCTCGGCAGCTGTGGTCGGGGCGATCGGGTACCAGTCAGGCCGCAGTTCGCTACGCGACTCGGTCTTCGACCGGCTGACCGAGCTCAGGTCGGCGCAGGCGCGGCAGCTCGAGGCCGAATATCGCTATCTGCAGAACTCATTGGTCGTGTATTCCCGCAGCACCACGGCGACCGAAGCGATGCTGGCGTTCAGCTCAGGGTTCGACCAGCTCGCCAAAGGCCAGGTCACGCCGGCACAGGATCAGGCGGTGGCCGACTATTACCGAAAGCGGTTTTCCCGCACCACCGACACCGCGTCCGGCAACGAGATCAACGTCGCATCGCTGATACCGACCACAAACGCGCAGATCTACCTCCAGTCCGCCTACACGGCGCCGTTCAGCGATCCTGACAAGGCGATCACGATCGACGACGCTCGCGACGGCAGCGAGTGGTCGACGGCAAACGCCCGGTTCAACGACTACTTCCGGACGATAGTCATCAGATTCGGATTTGAGGACGCGCTTCTTCTCGACACGCGGGGCAACGTGGTCTACAGCGCCTACAAAGGTCCTGACCTCGGCACCAATATCTTCACCGGCCCGTACAAGAGCACCAGACTCACCCAGGCCTACCAACAGGCCATGGAGTCCAACGCCCTGGACTATGTGGGTGTCACGGACTTCACCGACTATCTGCCCGCCGACGGCCCTACCGCGTGGATGGTTGCCCCGATCAATGCCGGAGGACGCGCGGCAGGGGTGCTCGCCATGCAGTTTCCGATCCGCGGGGTGAATCGGGTGATGACCGCGGGCGGAGACTGGGCCCGAGTCGGCATGGGCGAAACCGGCGAGTCGTACCTGGTCGGACCGGATGGGCTCATGCGCTCCAACTCCCGACTGTTCGTGCAGGACCCCAAACGCTTCGAAGAAGAGGTGATCGACGCGGGTACATCGCCGGATATCGCCGAAAAGTCGATCCGGCAAGGTGGCACCACGATGGTTCAACCCGTCGCCAACGAGGCGTCACGGCAGGCGCAGCGGGGACAGTCGGGAACGCTCATCGAAACCGACTACCTGGGCAACGAGGCCTTGATGTCCTATGCCCCGGTGCAGCTGGCAGGCCTGGATTGGGTGGTGGTGGCCAAGATCGACACATCAGAGGCCTTCTCCCCGGTGTCGGTCTTCACACGAACGCTGGTCTTGTCCACGGTCGGAATCATCCTCGTGGTGTGTGTCGCCGCGATTCTGCTCGCCCGCTTCTTCGTGCGCCCACTGCGCCGTCTGGAAGTCGGCGCGCGCCAGATCAGCTCAGGTGAGCTTGGCGTCTCGCTGCCAGTGCTCTCGCGTGACGAATTCGGCGATCTCACAGTCGCGTTCAACGAGATGAGCCGGAATCTCCGGATCAAGGAAGACCTGCTCGACGAGCAACGCCGCGAGAACGACCGGCTGCTGCTGTCGATGATGCCCGAGCCGGTGGTCCGGCGGTACCGAGAAGGTGAGGAGAACATCGCCCAGGACCACCAGAACGTCACCGTCATCTTCGCCGACTTCATCGGCCTGGATGAACTGTCGACCCAGCTGTGTGCCGACGACCTGTTGACCATCGTCAACAACCTCATACGACAGTTCGACTCCGCCGCCGAAAGCCTCGGGATCGAGCCGGTGCGCACGTTGCACAATGGCTACCTCGCGAGCTGCGGATTGACCGTGCCCAGGCTCGACAATATCCGGCGCACAGTCGATTTCGCGATCGAGATGCAGCGTATCGTCGATCGGTACCGGAGCGAGTCCGGTTATGACGTGAGGCTTCGGGCCGGGATTGACACCGGGACCGTAAGCAGTGGTCTGATCGGCCGGTCCAACCTGGCCTACGACATGTGGGGATCCGCGGTCGATCTCGCATACCAGGTGCAGAGCGGGACGCCGCAGGCCGGCGTATACGTCACCGACCGGGTCCGTGCTGCCACCCAGGACGTGCGGCAGTTCACCCCCGTGGGCACTGTGGCCGTCAACGACACCGAAGAGCCGATCTGGCGACTGACGGAACGTCAACCATGA
- a CDS encoding EthD domain-containing protein, translating to MEKVIVLLRASQSDEQWCRQLRTRVADELLALGLPGLTVNVRDDAVRESLMTLTTLEPPVVAVVSLWVPQYYGSQVTRALELLACECDSLAAYLVTESVPMAVPPTAVGERTDGLANIALLRRPADLDQALWLRRWHLDHTSVAIETQDTFGYTQNTVVRALTEGAPAIDGIVEELFRQEAVSDLHAFFGAADDDDLADRMRRMVASTDAFGASTNIDTVPTSRYVYASPFTGPL from the coding sequence GTGGAGAAAGTCATCGTTCTGCTGCGCGCTTCGCAATCGGATGAGCAGTGGTGCCGGCAGCTGCGCACCCGGGTAGCCGACGAATTGCTGGCGCTCGGACTGCCCGGCCTGACGGTCAACGTTCGGGACGACGCGGTGCGGGAATCGCTGATGACGCTGACGACGCTGGAGCCGCCGGTGGTGGCCGTGGTCAGCCTGTGGGTGCCGCAGTATTACGGCAGCCAGGTCACGCGGGCATTGGAACTGCTTGCCTGCGAATGTGATTCGCTTGCGGCATATCTGGTCACCGAGTCGGTTCCGATGGCCGTGCCTCCGACGGCTGTGGGTGAGCGCACCGACGGTCTGGCCAACATCGCGTTGCTGCGCCGGCCCGCCGACCTCGATCAGGCGCTCTGGCTGCGCCGATGGCACCTCGACCACACCTCGGTGGCCATCGAAACCCAGGATACGTTCGGATATACCCAGAACACCGTGGTCCGCGCACTGACGGAAGGTGCCCCCGCGATCGACGGCATCGTCGAGGAGTTGTTCCGCCAGGAGGCGGTGTCGGACCTGCACGCGTTCTTCGGCGCGGCCGACGACGACGATCTGGCCGATCGCATGCGCCGGATGGTGGCCAGCACCGATGCGTTCGGCGCCAGCACCAACATCGACACCGTGCCGACCAGCCGATACGTCTACGCCAGCCCGTTCACCGGGCCGCTGTAG
- a CDS encoding alpha-amylase family protein: protein MPEPGWVAHAIWWQIYPLGFVGAFPADQPPSADEHRLRRIVGWLDHAVQLGASGLALGPIFASRTHGYDTTDHFRIDRRLGDDDDFDHLVSEARRRGLRILLDGVFNHVGTDFARYRDGDTSWFHQRPNGFGTFEGHGELITLNHANPEVVAYTADVMAHWLRRGADGWRLDAAYAVPDRFWAQVLPSVRQEFPEAWFVGEVIHGDYSGTVSASTFDSVTQYELWKAIWSSLNDGNFHELDWALKRHNEFLETFVPLTFVGNHDVTRIASQLENSAHLEHALVLLLTTGGTPSIYAGDESAYRGVKEERRGGDDAVRPEFTDAPEDSDSLRLHQYLIGLRRRHPWLHTAKTFPLLLTNTRYVYRTSAGSESLIVALNIDDAPLSLAPADLELASGRVIAGSGAPPQDDITHAGVPPHGWLIIQPH from the coding sequence GTGCCTGAGCCAGGGTGGGTGGCGCACGCCATCTGGTGGCAGATCTACCCGTTGGGTTTCGTCGGCGCGTTTCCCGCCGACCAGCCACCGTCGGCCGACGAACACCGGTTACGCCGGATCGTCGGCTGGCTGGATCACGCCGTGCAACTCGGCGCGTCAGGCCTCGCGCTCGGCCCGATCTTCGCGTCGCGAACCCACGGCTACGACACCACCGACCATTTCCGCATCGATCGCCGCCTCGGTGATGACGACGATTTCGACCATCTGGTGAGCGAAGCCCGGCGACGCGGTCTGCGCATCTTGCTCGACGGAGTCTTCAACCACGTGGGTACTGACTTCGCCCGGTACCGCGACGGGGATACCTCATGGTTTCATCAGCGGCCCAATGGTTTCGGCACCTTCGAAGGGCACGGCGAGCTGATCACGCTCAACCACGCCAACCCGGAGGTGGTGGCATATACGGCCGACGTGATGGCGCACTGGTTGCGCCGGGGCGCCGACGGCTGGCGACTCGACGCGGCGTACGCGGTGCCGGACCGGTTCTGGGCTCAGGTGTTGCCGTCGGTGCGTCAGGAATTCCCCGAAGCCTGGTTTGTCGGCGAGGTGATCCACGGCGATTATTCGGGGACCGTCAGCGCCTCCACCTTCGACTCGGTCACCCAGTATGAGCTGTGGAAAGCCATCTGGAGCAGTCTGAACGACGGCAACTTCCACGAACTGGACTGGGCGCTGAAGCGGCACAACGAATTCCTCGAAACCTTCGTGCCGCTGACCTTCGTGGGCAATCACGACGTGACCCGGATCGCCAGTCAGTTGGAGAATTCCGCGCATCTCGAGCACGCGCTGGTGCTGTTGCTGACCACCGGGGGGACACCGAGCATCTACGCCGGGGACGAATCGGCCTACCGCGGGGTCAAGGAGGAACGCCGTGGCGGCGATGACGCAGTGCGGCCTGAATTCACCGATGCACCGGAGGATTCCGATTCCCTTCGGCTGCACCAGTATCTGATCGGTTTGCGCCGGCGCCATCCTTGGCTGCATACCGCGAAGACCTTCCCTCTGCTGCTGACCAACACGCGGTACGTGTACCGGACCAGCGCCGGCTCAGAATCACTGATCGTCGCGCTCAACATCGACGACGCGCCACTGTCCCTGGCACCGGCGGACCTCGAGCTGGCATCGGGCCGGGTGATCGCGGGTTCGGGTGCGCCACCACAGGACGACATCACCCATGCCGGGGTTCCGCCTCACGGCTGGCTGATCATCCAGCCGCACTGA
- a CDS encoding tetratricopeptide repeat protein yields the protein MFGAPVSSHPGSVGTVTDPAQTEPYYRLGTYHRPTDTPSPQAQLWFDRGMVWSYAFNHEEAIRCFERALALDPDFAVARWGIAYAVGPNYNKAWDAFDPADLSTSLRRARAELERASAARTSAVERGLISALQKRFPTADPDDAEALTAGHAEYADAMAALAVSHPDDIDVQALAADALLNVTAWALWDGRTGEPAPGSRVVEAKRILDAALATAAGRAHPGVLHLYIHAMEMSTTPQAALPAADLLRGLVPDAGHLQHMASHIDVLCGDYRNSVVANLAAVQADRKFVEREGALNFYSLYRAHDLHFVVYSAMFEGSSQIALQAADELAAQLTPEVLSVASPPMADWLEAFVPLRVHVLVRFGRWDDLIAEPLPADPQLYCTTTATIHYGRGVAYAATGQVEQAHAEREKFRAAYRRIPDSRYLFNNTSVDILAIAEQMLNGEIAYREGDYDTAFGYLRRAVELDDALPYDEPWGWMQPTRHAYGALLLEQGHVEEAARIYAADLGLDPTLSRSSQHPNNVWSLHGYHECLRRLGRDAEAAIIGRQLELAAARADVAVQASCACRLDVAQPCCGAD from the coding sequence ATGTTCGGCGCGCCGGTGTCGAGCCACCCGGGTAGCGTCGGCACCGTGACGGATCCCGCCCAGACCGAACCGTATTACCGGCTCGGGACCTATCACCGGCCGACGGACACCCCCTCACCGCAGGCTCAGCTCTGGTTCGACCGCGGCATGGTCTGGTCCTACGCCTTCAACCACGAAGAAGCGATCCGGTGCTTCGAGCGGGCGCTGGCACTCGACCCCGACTTCGCCGTCGCGCGGTGGGGCATCGCCTACGCAGTCGGCCCCAACTACAACAAGGCCTGGGACGCCTTCGACCCGGCCGACCTGAGCACATCGCTTCGCCGGGCCCGCGCCGAACTCGAGCGGGCGTCGGCGGCCCGGACATCCGCTGTGGAACGCGGCCTGATCTCCGCCCTGCAGAAGCGATTTCCCACCGCCGACCCTGACGACGCAGAGGCACTGACCGCCGGGCACGCCGAATACGCCGACGCGATGGCAGCGTTGGCCGTGTCCCATCCCGACGACATCGACGTGCAGGCCCTGGCCGCCGATGCCCTGCTCAACGTCACCGCGTGGGCATTGTGGGACGGTCGCACCGGTGAGCCCGCCCCGGGGTCTCGCGTTGTCGAGGCGAAACGGATTCTCGATGCGGCACTGGCGACCGCCGCCGGACGGGCACATCCGGGAGTGTTGCACCTGTACATCCACGCGATGGAGATGTCGACCACGCCGCAGGCCGCGCTGCCGGCCGCCGACCTGTTGCGCGGTCTGGTGCCCGACGCCGGTCATCTGCAACACATGGCCAGCCACATCGACGTGCTGTGTGGCGACTACCGCAACTCGGTGGTGGCCAATCTTGCTGCGGTACAAGCAGACAGAAAGTTCGTCGAACGCGAGGGTGCCCTCAACTTCTATTCGCTCTACCGCGCGCACGACCTGCATTTCGTCGTGTACTCGGCCATGTTCGAGGGCAGTTCGCAGATCGCGCTTCAGGCAGCCGACGAGCTGGCCGCCCAGCTGACTCCCGAGGTGCTGTCGGTCGCCTCGCCGCCGATGGCGGACTGGCTGGAGGCCTTCGTCCCGTTGCGGGTGCACGTACTGGTGCGGTTCGGCCGGTGGGACGACCTGATCGCCGAGCCTCTGCCCGCCGACCCACAGCTGTACTGCACCACCACCGCGACGATCCACTACGGCCGCGGTGTCGCGTACGCGGCCACCGGGCAGGTGGAGCAGGCGCACGCGGAACGGGAGAAGTTCCGCGCGGCGTACCGGCGCATACCCGACTCGCGCTACCTGTTCAACAACACCAGTGTGGACATCCTGGCAATTGCCGAACAGATGCTCAACGGTGAAATCGCATACCGTGAAGGCGATTACGACACGGCCTTCGGCTATCTGCGCCGAGCCGTCGAACTCGACGACGCCCTGCCCTACGACGAACCCTGGGGCTGGATGCAACCGACGCGGCATGCCTACGGCGCACTCCTACTCGAACAGGGGCACGTCGAGGAGGCCGCCCGGATCTACGCGGCCGATCTCGGCCTGGACCCGACGCTCAGCCGGTCCAGCCAGCACCCGAACAATGTGTGGAGCCTGCACGGCTATCACGAGTGCCTCCGTCGGCTGGGCCGCGACGCCGAGGCCGCCATCATCGGTCGACAACTGGAGTTGGCGGCGGCTCGCGCCGACGTCGCGGTTCAGGCGTCGTGCGCCTGCCGGCTGGACGTGGCACAACCCTGCTGCGGTGCGGACTGA
- a CDS encoding nucleoside deaminase: MAITENDLDQLRKCVDLAREALDNGDEPFGSILVDHTGTTVFTDRNRVKDGDATQHPEFAIARWAVEHLSPQDRSRATVYTSGEHCPMCSAAHAWVGLGRIVYATSSKQLSGWLSEWGVPAAPVAPLPITTVAPGVDVDGPATELADTMKDLYAAKFRA; the protein is encoded by the coding sequence GTGGCCATCACCGAGAACGACCTCGATCAGCTGCGCAAATGTGTCGATTTGGCCCGCGAAGCGCTGGACAACGGTGACGAACCCTTCGGATCGATACTGGTGGACCACACCGGCACGACCGTGTTCACCGACCGCAACCGGGTCAAGGACGGCGACGCCACCCAGCATCCCGAATTCGCCATCGCCCGCTGGGCCGTCGAGCACCTGAGCCCGCAGGACCGGTCACGCGCCACCGTGTACACCTCCGGTGAGCACTGCCCGATGTGTTCTGCCGCGCACGCCTGGGTGGGTCTTGGCCGCATCGTCTACGCCACGTCCTCGAAGCAGCTGAGCGGCTGGTTGTCGGAATGGGGTGTGCCGGCCGCTCCGGTGGCACCGCTGCCGATCACCACCGTGGCTCCCGGTGTCGACGTAGACGGACCGGCCACCGAACTGGCCGACACCATGAAAGACCTGTACGCGGCGAAGTTTCGTGCCTGA
- a CDS encoding DUF1810 domain-containing protein, which produces MVGDDDPFDLGRFATAQDRVYAQVLDELRSGRKRSHWIWFIFPQLRGLGRSSTAHHYGIASAAEARGYLAHPILGTRLRECSRLVAQIDGPTAEQIFGWPDCLKVRSSMTLFAAVADPADRSDFQAVLDKFYDGLGDPRTLEMLSAAG; this is translated from the coding sequence ATGGTCGGCGACGATGATCCGTTTGACCTCGGCCGGTTCGCTACGGCTCAAGATCGCGTGTACGCGCAGGTATTGGACGAGCTGCGGAGCGGCCGCAAGCGCAGCCATTGGATCTGGTTCATCTTCCCGCAGCTGCGCGGGCTGGGCCGCAGCTCGACCGCCCATCACTACGGCATCGCCTCCGCCGCTGAGGCACGCGGTTACCTGGCCCACCCGATCCTGGGGACGAGGCTGCGCGAATGTAGCCGGTTGGTGGCGCAGATCGACGGGCCGACGGCCGAGCAGATCTTCGGCTGGCCGGACTGTCTCAAGGTCCGCTCGTCGATGACGCTGTTCGCCGCCGTTGCCGATCCGGCTGACCGCTCAGATTTCCAGGCCGTGCTCGACAAGTTCTACGACGGGCTCGGCGATCCGCGGACTCTCGAAATGCTCAGTGCGGCTGGATGA